A window of Geothrix edaphica genomic DNA:
ATCGACTTCGCCATGGCCCTCAAGACCGAGCACTGGGCCCGCTGCCTGGAGGTGGGCGGCCCTCTGATGCAGTTCGACGCCGTGGCGCCTTTCCTCTGGGGCGACGCATTCCTGGAGGCCCGCCACGGCGTGCTGCGGGCCTACCACCAGGTGGTGACGGGTGGCGCCGGGAAGCCTCTGCACGGCAACCTGCACCAGATCCGGGGGATCCTCGGCTGGGACATCCGGGAGCGCCTGAGTCTCATCCAGGATCCGGTCCTGCTGCTCTCCGGCGCCGAAGATCTGCTGACGCCGCCCTGGAAATGCCTGGAGACCGCCCGGCGCATTCCCGGGAGCCGCTTTGAGATCATTCCGGGTATCGGGCATGCCTACCCCGTGGAGGATCCCAGGAAATTCGTGGCATTGATTCGGGCCTTCATGGATAAAGTCGACGCCGGGTTTGGCCGATAGGGGAATCTGGCCTACCATACATGCTTCCCCGAGCCACTTCCGACTCGCCCTGCCCCGAGGTGACCTATGGCCACCCCTTCTCAGTCTCCCGCCATCTTGAGCTTGCAAGAGCTCAAAGAGCTCTCCATCGGCAAGCTGGCCGAACTGGCGAAGGATCTGCAGATCGAGAGCCCGCTGTCCATGCGCAAGCAGGAGCTGGTGTTCCGGGTGCTCCAGGCCCAGGCCGAGCGCGAGGGCCAGTTCTTCGCCGAGGGCGTGCTGGAGGTGCTGCCGGAGGGCTTCGGCTTCCTGCGCAGCCCCGACCAGAACTACCTCGCCGGGCCCGAGGACA
This region includes:
- a CDS encoding alpha/beta fold hydrolase; protein product: MRPQATFVTLASGVKLHYRVQGNPQGPWLVLLNGLLSDTTMWAGVLPGLADRYRVLTFDSRGQGKSDAPEAGPYATALLAQEAWELFGALGVERPWLVGLSNGSAMSLELLTTHPGAFAGAILTSAMCRIDFAMALKTEHWARCLEVGGPLMQFDAVAPFLWGDAFLEARHGVLRAYHQVVTGGAGKPLHGNLHQIRGILGWDIRERLSLIQDPVLLLSGAEDLLTPPWKCLETARRIPGSRFEIIPGIGHAYPVEDPRKFVALIRAFMDKVDAGFGR